The following nucleotide sequence is from Salvia splendens isolate huo1 chromosome 2, SspV2, whole genome shotgun sequence.
TATTACAATTAAAGAAGCTACTGAACTTAAGCACTGCACTTCTTGGACCCGAATCCTTAAGATCCACCGAGAACCCTGCACAACTTGAAACCCTAGTTAGTATAACATGAAAGATCCTTTCAGATCTACACAAAATATGCAGTATCAAAAGAAATAACAAAGGAATCACATAGATCTACAAGCTATGGCTCAGCCACCCGATAATAGTACAGATCTATTCACCAAAACAATGATCCAAGGGAGCAACGTTGAATCCAACCGTGAAACTCTTCACACACCACGGATTACAACCCCAAACCATTCCACTACACCGGATCTATCCACTCTCGAAGCTCACAACCACAGAAACCTTTCAACAAGAAACCCTAACTCCTCTGGAACCCAAGCAACCGAAGTAGTTGCTTATCTCAAACCCACATAACCGTTTAATCACACAAATATCAATGATAAACCACAGTGGAACAACCAGAGAAACATCATAGAAGAAAACCCAAGGGAAACTCAAAGAACtcgagagagagaagtgagagaAATCAGAGAGTGAAGAATGAAGTGAGTCGGTGTGTGAAGGAGAGGGGGTATATCAATCCGGGAATGGGCTAGGGCAAACATCCCGCCCAACTTACctgatgggccagattaattCCAGGCCCAACAAATAATAGTCCACCAACTAAACATCCCAAACAAtcaacatactccaccttggacatTATTTTTTGGGAAACCAATTGCACTATTAGCTAAGGTTTTAATTTATCATAGCCTACAAGGCAGTTCCCACAGCACCAAAGAACAAGGTTCATTAGCATAGGGAAGCAACCAGGTTTGCCTACAAGACTCCAGAGGGGCTGACACCCATTAGCCTTGAGGACTTAGTGCCTCTAGCCACTAGTCACCCTTACCACAGTAGACTAAGAGGCTGAGGTCTTTAACCCCCGGGACATGCAGCTACCCTAGGTCAAAATGCAGATATTTTATGCAGAAAAGAAGTTTTTCAAGAGGTAAGCATTTTGTCCCCATGTCAGTTGGGTTCTTGTCAGTGTGTACTTTTAAAAGTGAAACCTCATTCTTTTCTACAATATCTCTGATGTAATGAAACTTTACATCAATGTGCTTAGTCCTATCATGAAAGACTGGATTTTTACATATTGGATGGCAGACTGAGAATCTGAAAATAACACATGAGGAGTTTTCACAAAGTTGAGTTCAGAGAGCACTCCCTTTAACCATACAGCCTCCTTCATTGCCTCAGTAATGACAATGTACTCAGATTCAGTAGTAGACAAAGCCACAATATGTTGCAGCTGTGATTTCCAACTTATGCAAGACCTGCAAACAGTAAAGACATAGGAGGTGGTGGACTTCCTCTTATCTCTATCATTAGCATAGTTAGAATCAACACAACCAGTCAATTTTACACCATCTTCACATCTGAAAAAGCACAGACCATACTTAGAAGTATGTTTCAGATATCTTAACAACCACTTTAAGGCTTCCCAATGAACAGGACCAGGATTTGACATGTATCTACTCAAACAAGACACAACATaggcaatatcaggcctagtaCTAACCATCAAATACATCACAGATCCAATAGCATTAGCATAGGGAACCTTCTTCATAGCATTGATATCATAATCAGATTTGGGACACAAGTCTTTACTCAACATGAAATGAGCAGCTAAGGGAACAGACGTAGACTTAGCATCAAACATGTtaaatttcttcagaattttgaGCACATAGGGTTCTTGATGCAAAACAAGTACACACTCCTTTCtatttctaaaaatattaattcctaATATCTTCTGAGCATCCCCTagatctttcatgtcaaaattcttACTCAAGGCAGTTTGCACAGCAGTTATGGTCTTCAAACAAGGACCCATAATCAAcatgtcatccacatacaaCAGAAGGAAGACAGCAGAATTCAAGTTTTTAACATACAGGCAAACATCAAAAGTACTCCTAACAATGCCTAGATCATGCATGCAGGTATTAAACTTaatattccactgtctaggtgACTGTTTCAGACCATACAAAGCTTTTTAAGCAAACACACATGATTAGGAAACCTAGGATCAACAAAGCCTTCTGGCTGTCTCATTTAAATTGGTTTATCCAAGTCACCATGCAAGAAAacagttttaacatccatttgtttcAGTTCCCAATCAAAGTGAGCACACAAAGCAAGCATCAATCTCACAGTTGTAAATTTAACCACATGGGCAAAGATTTCagtataatctaccccctcttgttgagtaaaaccCTTGGCCACCAATCTGGCCTTGTATCTCAAGCCCTCCACCTCACTTTTAAGTTTATACAACCACCTGCAGTCCACAACAGAGGCTCCTAGAGGCAGAGGAACAAGTATCCAAGTTAGATTTACTTTCAGAGAGTTCATTTCCTCTAacatggctttatgccattCATCCTAGAACTTTGATTTACAAGCCTGTTTATAAGATTGAGGCTCATCCCCATCAGCTTCATGAACATTAAAAGCCAAGTTAATTAAAGCAGTCAAGCCCACATAACCATCATATCTAGCAGGTTTATGGATCTGTCTTCTAGGTCTGTCTCTAGATAAGATATAATCATTCAGGTTTGGAGCATCAATAGCATTTTGAACACCTGAAGGGGAATTTAACACATTATGGACAGGCATAACAGGAGGATTACAGACAGGACTACCAGACAAGTTAGCAACATTGTCCACATTGCAGACCCCCCTCATTAGGTGTTTCATTAGGAGTATAAATTGGAGTACAGTTCCAATAAGGCTGTTCCACCTCACTTGGAACATCCACTGGATGCTCCACAACAATGGGTGAATCTGTGGACTCCACCTCAATAAGAGGGTCACTGTCCACATTCTGGGGAGCAGGGTTTTCAGCCACTTGTAAGCAAGGGAATTCAGTTTCATTAAACACAACATCCCTACTAATAATGACTTTAAACCCTAGCTCATCTCTTAGCCATACCCTATACCCTTTCACACCTTCAGGATAtcccaaaaaaacacatttccTAGACCTTGGTTCCAATTTATCAGATTTAGTATGCACAAAGGCAGAGCAACCAAACACTCTCAAATTAGAAAGGTCAAGGGACTTCCCATAAAACACATATTCAGGACATAGACCCTGCAAGGGGACAGAAGGAGATCTATTCACAAGATAAGTAGCAGTCATcaaagcttcaccccaaaatttttTGGACAAACCAGAGTTAGCTAACATGCATCTCACTTTATCAAGCAAAGTCCTGTTCATTCTCtcagctaccccattctgttgaGGGGTATAAGGGACAGTCTTATGTCTTTTAATGCCATAGCTAGCACACAATTCATCAAATTGTTTATTACAAAACTCTAAACCATTGTCAGTTTTGATGGCCTTAACCATTTTCCCTGTTTGAGTTTCAATAAAGGTTTCCCAAtagaaaatttttcaaaaacattGTACTTGTGCTTCATGAGAAAACACCAAACCTTTCTTGAAAAATCTTCAATAATTGACAGAATATACACTGACCCAGAGTGGGAAGACACAGaagcagggccccacacatccatATGCAAGTATTCCAAGACATTCTTACTAATGTTTCCAGGCACAGGAGTGGGAAAAGAAACCCTATGTTGTTTACCTAAAACACATGTGTCACAGAAAGGCATATTCCCAAGAACATCAGAATCAGACAAAATTGCATGCTTTTTCAAAATGTTTAACCCCTTTTCACTCATATGACCTAGCCTATTGTGCCACAACAACAATTTGTCAGAATTTACCACATTAGCACAGGATTTATCACAAGTCAGAGGCACAACATTACAGACATACAAgccacatttcctttttgccTTAAACAGGCACATGGAACCCTTACAGATTTTCATGCTTCCCTCTCCCCATTTACCACTCATACCAGAGTTCTCTAGTGTTGTACATGACATCAAATTGTAGCATAATTCAGGCACATATCTCACATCCTTCATGTTCAACACATAGTCAATCTCAAACTGTAAACACACAGTGCCAATACCTTGAACTACACACTTTTTATCATCAGCCATAAAGATATAGGTATTAGATACAGGCTTAATGTCAGTGAACACTTCCTTGAAATGACTTACATGGTATGTACAGCCAGAATAACAGAGCCAATGATTTGAAGAGAAAGCACACTTGGGGGAAGCATTTATATACAGCAAACCATGCAGCATAAACACATAGTCATTTTCAGCATCAAACTTTGCAATATTTGCAACATTTTCAATCTGTGAGTTTCCATTATTATTATTGGGAGGTTTATACTTCTTAGGTTTATTACAGTTCCTTATAAAATGCCCAGGTTCTCCACAATTATAACATTTCCTGATAAATCTAGAGTCCTTGCTGTTGGACCTAGATCTGAACTTTCTTCTGGAGTTAGACCCTCCATTAGATTCATTCCCCCCTCTTGAATTAGACCTTCCCCTAACATTTGAAGCCTTATTAGGAGCAGCCTTATCAGAAGCTCTTTCCCTTAGTTCCAATTCTTTTGATTTAAGAGAGCTAATTATCAATTCAAGAGGAGCAGTATCTCTGCCATATTTAATAGCAGCTTTAACATCACTATATGAATCAGGTATGGCATTCATCAAAGCAATACTGGTATATTCATCAATAGTTTTATCTCCTGACCTCTTAATGTCTTGAACAAGCTTTTGAAATCTATCCACATTGTCATCAATATCTTTTGACAAATCAagcttaaatttaaaaagtttttCAAGCAAATACATCCTTGAAGACATAGAAGTTTCTGTATACAAAGTATCAAGGTATTTCCACATTTCAGAGGCAGATTCAATGTGATTAACCTTTCTAATCACAGAGTCAGACAAGTTGAGAATAATGGTTGCTTTAGCCAATTCATTCATTTCATCTAGTTTATCTTGTGGAGTATCAGTAGGCACAGAACCATCAACACATTTAAACACTTTTTGTTGAATAAGAACACATTTGAGCTTATGTTTCCAtatcacaaaatcatttttgccATTGAAAGGGACCAGGCTGACAGGTTGAGCCATTTTTTGAAACAAGAAAAGTTTTCAAGCAACACAGAGGATAAAAAAACTTAACAAAACACACAAGCAAGTAGACAACCAACACACAGACAATCACCCAGGCAAAAGACAACACATAATTACATATTTCACCAGGTTTTCACACAGAAGAACTCAATTCCTTGACTGTCACGAGCAGGGCCGGCTAAGGCTATCCCCCAGTTCGCAATCACTCACTTCTGGAGGGCGCATGGGGTCACTTAGGCAGCACAGTATGCTTGGTGGTCAAGTAATAAGAGATCAAAGAGGCAGAGAGCGCCAAGAAACCACGGAAGCACAAAACACAGAGTGAAAACACACCAAGGAAACCCTAAGTCTTGCCAAGACTGTCTACCAGCAACAAATATCCTAATCCTATAGTTGGCACTATACAGAAACTAGAAAACACAAGAAAGTTTCGGCCAATTTACCAGAGCGAATCCCCACTCGAAGGAAGAttccacttgcccacctccttaAGCGACTTGGCGTGCCGATCTagtccccccgtggctctgataccactgtagggatcagacttaGATCTGGTTCACTaattaccaagacctctttgttcttcgTTAGAGAGCTCAGTCAAACTCTAACCAAGCGACTGATATTTTACAGATCAATAGCTATTACAATTAAAGAAGCTACTGAACTTAAGCACTGCACTTCTTGGACCAGAATCCTCAAGATCCACCGAGAACCCTGCACAACTAGAAACCCTAGTTAGTATAAGATGAAAGATCCTTTCGGATCTACACAAAATATGCAGtaacaaaagaaataataaaggaATCGCATAGATCTACAAGCtatggctcagccacccgctaaTAGTACAGATCTATTCACCAAAACAATGATCCAAGGGAGAAACGTTGAATCCAACCGTGAAACTCTTCACACACCACGAATTACAACCCCAAACCACTCCACTACACCGGATCTATCCACTCTCGAAGCTCACAACCACAGAAACCTCTCAACAAGAAACCCTAACTCCTCTGGAACCCAAGCAACCGAAGTAGTTGCTTATCTCAAACCCACATAACCGTTTaatcacacaaatatcagtgatAAACCACAGTGGAACAACCAGAGAAACATCAGAGAAGAAAACCCAAGGGAAACTCAAAGAActcgagagagagaagagagagaaatcagAGAGTGAAGAATGAAGTGAGTCGGTGAGTGAAGGAGAGGGGGTATATCAATCCGGGAATGGGCTAGGGCAAACATCCAGCCCCACTTACctgatgggccagattaattCCAGGCCCCAACAAATAATAGTCCACCAACTAAACAGCCCAAACAATCAACAACTGTCTTTATACTCCACGAGCTTGGAGTGAAATGTTGGTATGCTAGAATGAGGGAGAAGAGGGATTTGTCGTTTCTATATTCACGAAAGACGACCCTGCCAAACTCGGCTTTAAGGGTTCCGAAAATTGTTTTTAAACCCGAGTTCCGTGAACTCGACTTCAGCCCCGTGTTCCTCAAGGTGGTCTTCAGTttactagataaaataatattaagatataatctaggattgcgttttgagattattttagtcattggGGGTttgctatgactaattatctcacgatcatccatctaggattgagttgtaggattgaatctcatgaaccaaacacactacatatttaatcccgaGATACCATCTTGCAAAACTGAACACCCCTAAATGAATATACTATATACTTAATTCATGTGAAACAACTCAAATAACAAGTAAGCGAAAAATTAACTAACTTGTTCACAATAATACCTCTCGACCGGCTCACGCCTAAACCCGGTTCATTTCAGACCGGTCCAGTTCTACCCATTCGTATGGTCAATTTACTATTTTTCTTGCTATATTTTTTAAGTGAGGGAACCAAGCTTGATAGCCTCAATTTTCATAAACATTAATTTCAGATCtaaatcaaaatttatattcagtatttattaataaaattattatatcaGTGAAATGTGTTTGGATTTGGATCTTGATCATGTTTCAATTTTGGTGATATTTTACGAAAACTAAAAAGGCCAAATATAACATGTTGAAATTCACCCAAGCCTCATTTTTCCTATTATCACTAGGAACGAGATTTAATTTACATAGATCAGTCGATCATTTGGATACACATGTggtcaaacaaaaaaacaataattcaAAGGTGAGataaatagtactagtactaataaTAGGAAAATAAACATAGAGGCAACgccaaacaaaaattaaaatcttgGCAATGAAATAAAGCACATAATAATATATCAAAATGACTATcataaaaaatctaattttaaCATTTCAGAAAGTGAGTTTCCTGTGTGTGTTGCCATGTCCAAACAATATCCTTCAAAGCTGGCCTTATCTCCTTCTTCACCAGCTTCTCATACTCCAACGTATCTCCgttcgtcttcttcatctcgaCTAGATGGAAATCCGGGGCGATCTCAAAGATGCCCGCATCGATGGACACCACCCCTTTTCTCCCCTCCCTTACTCCATCGAGTCTAAGACGCCCTCCATCCTTCTTCGACACCTTCATCTTCATGCGCGTCGCCACTTCCTCTAGCTTCGAGATGATGGCTTTGGCGGTCTTGTTGGACGTGAACTTGATTTCCTTCTTCGCCTCACTTCCCTCGAACAAGCCAGAGAGGTCAAAGCCAGCCGAGAGGGAGATGATCTCGAACGCATTCAGATTCGCGGCCTTTGATGGCTCTGCCTTCGTGTCTACATCAAGAATCGCTTCTCTCGTGCTGGTGCATCCGCTTCTCGAGAATTTTGATTTTAGGCCTCGACGAAACCAAGAATTCTCCCTGATCTTGGCTATGGTGATCCTTGTGTTCGGATTCGGATCCAAGATCTTGCAAATCAGATAACGCGCATCGGGTGTGACCCAATTCGGACACTTGAACACCGCCTTGCCTATTTTCCGGTACATTTCCATCAAGTTCGAGTCATGGAACGGAAGGTGGcccgataacaacacgtacaagATCACGCCACAAGACCAGATGTCGGCCTTTGCCCCATCATATCCTTGTCCGCTGATCACCTCAGGCGAAACATACGCAGGCGTTCCACACGTCGTGTGAAGCAGCCCGTCCTGCTGATTCAATTCCGCTAAACCACTCAATCCAAAGTCGGAGATTTTCAAATTCCCGTGCTCATCCAGCAGTAAGTTCTCGGGTTTGAGGTCCCGGTGGTAAACGCCCCTGCTATGGCAGAAATCGACAGCCGTGATCAGCTGCTGGAAGACGTTCCTCGCAGCATCCTCCCTCATCTTCCCCTTCGCGACCTTATGGAAAAGCTCGCCTCCCCGAGCAAACTCCATCACAAAATAGATCTTCGCCTTGGTGGCCATAACCTCGTGGAGCTGCACCACATTCGGATGCCTAACGCGTTTCATCACAGAAATCTCTCGTTCGATCTGTTCCATCATCCCAACCTTCACCGTCTTCTCCTTGTCGATCACTTTAACGGCCACACTCTCGTCGTTCTTGACATTCCTCGCGTGGTAGACCTTCGCAAAGGTACCTTGCCCGAGCAACTTCCCAAACTCGTACCTTTGCATCAATACACCCCCTTTACTATCCATTCTTATAACACTAGTTTACCAACTAACTCACTCGTACGAAACGAAACTTCAAGAAAGcaaaaactcaaccgtcttcaCGAACATCATCATACGAGCCAATCTGCTTCCACGAATACCTAACCAGCGTCGTCTTCTCACAGGCGGAACGAGGACCTAACTGTCCAATCTCATCGAAGACAAAGAAGGGCAGCTCGGATCGAGCTTCGACCTGATCAAAGTTGGATAGAGACCATATAGCCAGAAAGCACATCTTTCTGCATTCCCTGATCTTTGTCTTGAACTACAGAATACGAATTTCAAGGTTTCGAAACCCTAGACACGAATGAATTTGGGCGATTAACCTGAAAACAATCCCAgaatttatgaaaaaattgGATCTTTTCATCAAAATTGGAGATTCTAGATCAAAACTCCCAGTTGAGGTTCAATTGGTGAAAAACATAAGAATCATTTTGTGgaattatagtagtaattaatttccACCAAGCTATAAAAGATTCAACAAGATCAAATTTTTTTCACAAATTGCATACAATCCTAACAAATCATCTACATTTCAACATATAAACACAACAAATAAAAGCTTTTACACCTAAAAAAGGCTCTAATTGCATCGCATTTTCGGCTAATACACTGGAAAacacaaacaattcaaattataaacaagaaaaacaattaaaaaatggaTCTTTCCATCAAAATTGGTGAAAACTGAAAAACATAAAAACCATTTTTTGGAATTATAATTGATTTTCACAAGCTATTAAAGATTCAACaagatcaaatttttttttcacaaattgCATACAATCCTAGCAAAACCATTTACAATTCAACAAATAATCACAACAAATAAAAGCTTTTAACCCAAAAATTGGCTCTAATTGCATCCCATTTTCGGCTAATACACTGGAAAacacaaacaattcaaattataaacaagaaaacaagatcAAATTTTTAACAAATTGCATACAAATCCTAACAAAATCATCtacatttcaacaaataaaagCTTTTACCCCCAAAAAAAGGTTCTAATTGTATCCCATTTCGGCTAATACACTGGAAAACACAAACAATTCATATtacaagaaaaataattaaaaaaagaagcaaTCTTCGGTGTGCGTTTGTTTCATGTCAACAACATATACACAATAATGCAAGGTTCCTAAATTCCCATACATCAAACATACAAAAAGGGAAATCACAAACAATGATTGGATCTGCATATTTAGGTACCTTTTTCAATTGGAAAACCAGTCTGAAAAGAGATGTAGGGCAATCGAAACCAAGAAAGAGGTTTGTCTTTTGGTTTTGAGTGTGTGTGTCGAAATTATTAATCATTAGTGGGCTGTTAATTGATGGAAAATGATCTATTCTTTAGAACGAAATTAGAGGGGAGTCATTACTCATTAATGGTTTgactatttttaatattaaacgTACATGAGAATAAATTTTAcgaatatgtttttttttaaaaccattATTTTGATACGATCTCTCCATTCCTATTAAATACAAATCTTAAGATAACACGGATtgtaatacaataaaattagcCTCCATTCCTTGGAAATAAAAATCTTAAGatatcacaaattttaatactataaagCAATTATCTCCAGATGTGCAAAGCAATTATATTTGTACACATTGATAGAAAAAATACAGTTTGAAGATGACAGAATGTGTTGAGGTTCATCACATAACAATTGATATAACGAATATGATTTACAACATAGCAGAGTTCCGTTTAGTATGCACAATATAAACGGACGATTTTCGCACACCATCGAAACAGATTTTTGCCAACTGGCGAAAACCGGGTAATCTAAGATGATGCGTGCATGGATGCCTCCGTACCCAGTGACACTTCCTCAGTAACCGCTTCTGCTGAATCACAGGCATGTAGTATGTTGCATAGATCACTCGTTTCCAGGAACTGCTCGGCATTGATGAGGATAACAGGCGCATACTCGAAAACTAACTTCTTGCACTGCAAAAAAGGCACATAAGGCAAATCGATAAAATTTTGTGCTACTTAAAGTGCTTTCACTTAAATATATAGATTGCCAGAAAGACCAAGAACGGTGTTTGCTTGAGATTATTTAACATCTTAGATCATGACTGTATGGTATTTACAGATGAGTAGTAAGTAGTTCCATTTACCTTTTCGGCATTTTTACCGACAGAGTCGCACGCCTTCAGAAGCATCTCAAGTATTTCCAACTGAAAGAAATAAACATTATCAGTTTATATAATTAAGAGAGGTCATTGCAGGACAAATAGAGCTAACTGTGGCAGCGTGAGGAGTAGAAATTACTAGTTTGATCATGCACTGTCTAATATTCAAATGCAAGAAGTCGGGAGCTTACCAATGGGGTCTTATGGTAGTTTGGCATGTTGATGAATATGTTTTTGCATATGAATGCAGATTATGAAAGGAGAAATATACTACTACATGAGATCATTTTTCTTCTACTAATAGAAACTATAAAAAGAATCCAAAGAATGATTTCAACCTAACATATTCCAACAGTATCTGCGCTTTCAAGAAATTGGACCTCAATCCCAGTAGACAACTAGCATATGGAACCAAAGTGTGAAGGAAATATATTTTGGATTACATGCATGCAAGCACCGGTGATCAGCAATATAGAAGTGAATTATATTCCGAATAAGATATGTTGGTGCAATTTCCCAGAATCTACCTCAGTGTCTGGATCTTTCAACTTCAGTAAAGCCTCTGCAACAACAGTATGGCATAGATCACATTTATCTTTAGGGAGTTCTTGAGGCTTGGAAATGGGGTCTTCACAAAGATTAACCTTTCGGCAGAAATCTTTAGCGTTTAAAGAGGAAACCTCTAAGAAAAACAGAGGTGCATAGTAGTCCACCAAAACAATGCACTGCAAGAATGATCACACATACTGTGATTATATagatataaaagaaaaaacaaatatatatattaggCTCAAGAACTAGCTGCTGCAGAAACTTAATTATAAGACAAAGAGAGTTACTAATATTTTAGAAGTAGTAGCCATTCCTTAATATTAACCTAATGGACATTAATTTGCAGACAAACACTACTAGAACAGTTCTACTATCCATTTTCATTTACACAATGCTAAGTTATTTGATGTTTCCAATAGCTTGATAAAGAAACTCGTGCATATCACTACATTAGATAGGTTATTTAGAGGGTagaaaattcaacaaaatagtCACAACTTTCTATTTCAGCAGGCAGTCATGCTTAGCTTAACATATTTTCCAGTACCTGCTGCTTGAATGAAGGTATCTTTGAGCAGGATTTGTGAAGAATAGTGATAATCTCTGCTTGGGTTTTATTTAGTGTAAGGTAATTAAGAGCCTCAGAAGCAAATTCCTCACACAATTCACAATAATCTTCACTTTTGGTAACTTCTTGCACATAGAGAGCATATGTCCTGTCATTTGATTGTAGAACTGCCAACAGAGAACCAGCATTAGTATTTGCCAGAATCTATTTCTAGAAATCCTAAATATTATATCTTAGCTTCAGAAAATTACCAACAGAGTAGAATTAAAAGAATCAGGCATTGAATGGAAAACAGATGTTCTCCGCACATAAACTTTGTCAATAAGGAAACTTGTTTTGGGAGAATGATTCTAGCAGCCAACAACTTTCCAAGGTCAAAACTTGCTAGTGTGGTTTACAACAATGATTTAAAGGCATTGAATCATTGAATGTCAAGACAAATTTTATCACAAGCCCTCTTGAAAGACCGGGAGGACGTCTCCCAAAGATGGGAGAAAAAGACAACATcttttcgaaagttttagagTTTCTACAAAGTGGAGCATACTTTTTTGGTTTTTAGGTGTGCCAAAGATTTATAGTGAGATGGAGAagcataaaaaaatcaaaaatataaTCCATTTGTTTCATTAAATTGAGCTCACAAATACAATATGGAAAGATCATCTCTTCAATTTACACCAGCAGCTAAAACTTATAACCATGTACTTGATATAACCACCTTTAACAATTTCAATGTTCTCGGCAACTTCATTACCTGTCAGGTCTCTAGCATTACAGCACCAGCAGCTGCTGAGCACGACTAGAAGTAATAGTACCCTTCTGTCCATACTGCAAAAACAATAATTGTTCACCCAAATTATGAAAGACAAATGGAAAAAAGGAATACAATAGAATAACTAGCACTAAAGTACCAGCATAACATAGGAGGAAAATCAAGACAAATAAAACTTATGAATGAAAATTCATCGAAAGAAcggagtaaaaaaaattagagaatCTTTAGTTTCTAGACAACAAGCTCTTAAAATGTTTCCTTC
It contains:
- the LOC121792080 gene encoding prosaposin-like translates to MDRRVLLLLVVLSSCWCCNARDLTVLQSNDRTYALYVQEVTKSEDYCELCEEFASEALNYLTLNKTQAEIITILHKSCSKIPSFKQQCIVLVDYYAPLFFLEVSSLNAKDFCRKVNLCEDPISKPQELPKDKCDLCHTVVAEALLKLKDPDTELEILEMLLKACDSVGKNAEKCKKLVFEYAPVILINAEQFLETSDLCNILHACDSAEAVTEEVSLGTEASMHASS